One stretch of Saccharopolyspora erythraea DNA includes these proteins:
- a CDS encoding PhoD-like phosphatase N-terminal domain-containing protein gives MARGTVTTGAWRDHTAKADVQGLAPSTWYWYRFKSLGSTSPAGRTRTTAAAGTSVTRLRMGVVSCSNWQAGYFSAYRRLAAREDLTTKPSSAGP, from the coding sequence GTGGCCCGAGGGACCGTCACAACCGGAGCCTGGCGAGATCACACGGCGAAAGCGGACGTCCAGGGCCTGGCTCCCTCCACCTGGTACTGGTACCGGTTCAAGTCGCTTGGTTCGACCTCGCCTGCGGGGAGGACGCGCACCACGGCTGCGGCGGGCACGTCGGTGACGCGGCTGAGAATGGGCGTTGTCTCCTGTTCCAACTGGCAGGCCGGTTACTTCTCGGCCTACCGGCGCCTGGCGGCCCGCGAGGATCTCACCACGAAGCCATCGTCCGCTGGGCCATGA